The following proteins are encoded in a genomic region of Bacillus marinisedimentorum:
- a CDS encoding cytosine deaminase, whose translation MIIKNAALKNKEGVWQILIESGKIEKIGREIETSSGHESIDVQGNLVLPPFVEPHIHLDTTLTAGEPNWNESGTLFEGIQRWAERKESLTVEDVKTRAKTALKWQIAQGIQHVRTHVDITDPDLTALEAMLEVKEEMSQYIDLQIVAFPQEGILSYPNGEELLEESLKMGADVVGGIPHFEFTREYGVESMKTAFRLAQKYDRLIDIHCDEIDDEQSRFVEVVAAEAYRLGMGERVTASHTTAMHSYNDAYTSKLFRLLKLSNINFVANPLVNIHLQGRFDSYPKRRGITRVKELKEAGINVCFGHDDIFDPWYPLGTGNMLQVLHMGIHITQLMGYDQIMQSIDFVTDNSAKTLHIEEKYGVEEGKPANLIVLHAENAYEAIRKQAPVLYSIRNGEVIAQTAPAETNIMLGEAKEKIAFNR comes from the coding sequence ATGATCATTAAAAATGCAGCATTGAAAAATAAGGAAGGCGTCTGGCAAATCCTTATCGAATCAGGAAAAATCGAAAAAATCGGGCGGGAGATTGAAACCAGCAGCGGCCACGAATCCATTGACGTTCAGGGGAACCTTGTCCTTCCCCCGTTCGTCGAACCGCATATCCACCTTGATACAACCCTGACCGCCGGCGAACCGAACTGGAATGAGAGCGGAACGCTGTTTGAAGGGATTCAGCGCTGGGCGGAGCGGAAAGAATCCCTAACGGTTGAGGATGTCAAAACGAGGGCAAAGACAGCACTGAAGTGGCAAATTGCCCAGGGCATCCAGCATGTCCGCACACATGTTGACATCACAGATCCCGATTTGACGGCCCTGGAAGCAATGCTGGAAGTGAAAGAAGAAATGTCGCAATACATTGACCTCCAAATTGTCGCTTTTCCTCAGGAAGGCATTCTCTCTTATCCGAATGGGGAAGAGCTGCTCGAGGAATCACTTAAGATGGGTGCGGATGTTGTCGGCGGCATTCCTCATTTCGAATTTACGAGGGAGTATGGCGTTGAATCGATGAAAACGGCGTTCCGATTAGCTCAAAAATACGACCGCTTGATTGATATCCATTGTGATGAAATCGACGATGAACAATCGCGCTTTGTCGAGGTCGTCGCAGCAGAGGCTTATCGGCTTGGCATGGGAGAACGAGTGACAGCGAGCCACACAACGGCGATGCATTCGTATAATGATGCCTATACGTCCAAATTGTTCCGTCTGCTGAAATTGTCGAACATCAATTTTGTCGCCAACCCACTAGTGAATATCCACCTTCAGGGCCGATTTGATTCGTATCCAAAACGAAGGGGCATCACAAGGGTCAAGGAGCTGAAGGAGGCAGGTATCAACGTCTGCTTCGGCCATGATGACATATTTGATCCATGGTACCCGCTCGGAACAGGCAATATGCTGCAAGTGCTCCATATGGGCATTCACATCACCCAGCTGATGGGTTATGACCAGATCATGCAGTCAATTGATTTTGTAACGGATAACAGCGCCAAAACACTGCATATTGAAGAAAAGTATGGAGTAGAAGAAGGCAAACCGGCTAATTTGATCGTCCTCCATGCGGAGAATGCATATGAAGCAATACGAAAACAGGCGCCAGTGCTTTATTCAATCAGGAATGGCGAGGTCATTGCGCAGACTGCGCCTGCTGAAACAAACATTATGCTTGGAGAGGCAAAGGAGAAGATTGCGTTTAATAGATAA
- a CDS encoding NINE protein has protein sequence MPNKIRLQQIRTSMTTISKNDLTLEELAVLESEMLKKKKNREAAWGLWAGLSFFGAHRFYTENYGYASAMLLSSALPIFGIIFLLSTVDYLYGFSKFLLGLFIFLLAASVIWSWIDAFFLNRRIEELNDKTEAYILDSIRSQRDLLKKSE, from the coding sequence ATGCCAAACAAAATTCGGCTGCAGCAAATTAGAACCAGCATGACTACTATTTCAAAGAATGACCTTACCTTAGAAGAATTAGCTGTCCTTGAATCAGAAATGCTGAAAAAGAAGAAAAATAGAGAAGCTGCCTGGGGATTATGGGCTGGTTTGAGTTTTTTCGGAGCACATCGTTTCTATACAGAAAACTATGGATATGCTTCAGCAATGCTGCTATCGAGCGCATTACCTATTTTCGGAATTATCTTTTTGTTATCAACCGTTGATTATTTATATGGCTTTAGCAAATTCCTTCTAGGCTTGTTTATTTTTCTCTTAGCGGCATCTGTGATATGGTCCTGGATTGATGCATTTTTCTTAAACAGGCGCATTGAGGAGTTAAATGATAAAACCGAAGCGTACATACTTGATTCGATTAGAAGCCAGAGGGACTTACTGAAGAAATCAGAGTAA
- a CDS encoding TM2 domain-containing protein: MPGTVPIKGRLFAVPLYISFDYLGMRYKRNTVGQNNSKFYTLLQILMVICILCSIKMKILGVIVMSLVQKQDLTSEDLQLLSSEMSKKQKSTGTAWLLWIFTGGLGGHRFYLGKTGTAVAMLLTLGGLGIWTLIDLFLLNGMIKDTNEKIENEVLSEIRLLKNAKQNSAAAN, from the coding sequence TTGCCTGGGACTGTACCGATTAAAGGCAGACTTTTTGCTGTCCCACTTTATATCTCTTTTGATTACCTCGGTATGAGATATAAAAGAAACACAGTAGGACAAAATAATTCAAAATTTTACACACTTTTACAAATTTTAATGGTAATATGTATATTATGTTCTATAAAAATGAAAATTTTGGGGGTTATTGTAATGTCATTAGTACAAAAACAAGATCTTACATCCGAAGATCTACAACTATTAAGTTCCGAAATGAGCAAAAAACAAAAATCAACTGGAACAGCCTGGCTGCTATGGATCTTTACAGGCGGTTTGGGCGGCCATCGTTTTTACCTGGGTAAAACAGGGACTGCTGTTGCAATGTTATTAACTCTTGGCGGTCTGGGTATTTGGACCCTAATTGATCTTTTCTTGCTGAACGGCATGATAAAGGACACGAACGAAAAAATTGAGAATGAAGTACTTTCAGAAATCCGCTTGCTGAAAAATGCCAAACAAAATTCGGCTGCAGCAAATTAG
- a CDS encoding DUF3298 and DUF4163 domain-containing protein gives MPINFPVGIKTLKVSSGPKQYVFYPRASGMPHKGLERFINRAIASQTQQLINEQAGNMPSAVEEMIGYYEIKNNQRQVLSLSLINYTYHYYAAHGMTYIKSLTFDLEKGKLCKLKDLFKPGSDYVTKLSSLIDAQIKERNIQLLGDFISIRPNQDFYIADKCLVVYFQLYEITPYVTGFPMFPISVYEMEDIIDENGPLGRMAVSN, from the coding sequence ATGCCCATAAACTTCCCTGTAGGCATAAAAACGCTGAAAGTGAGCAGCGGCCCGAAGCAATATGTCTTTTACCCCAGGGCGTCCGGCATGCCGCACAAAGGGTTGGAAAGGTTCATCAATCGGGCGATTGCCTCTCAGACCCAGCAGCTCATCAATGAACAGGCCGGGAATATGCCGTCAGCTGTGGAAGAAATGATCGGCTATTATGAAATCAAAAATAACCAGCGGCAGGTCTTAAGCTTATCGCTCATCAATTATACGTATCATTATTATGCAGCCCACGGCATGACGTACATCAAATCTTTGACGTTCGATCTGGAGAAAGGCAAGCTCTGCAAATTGAAAGACTTGTTCAAGCCTGGCAGTGATTATGTAACAAAGCTTTCCAGCTTGATTGATGCCCAAATCAAGGAGCGCAATATTCAGCTTCTGGGCGATTTCATATCCATCAGGCCGAATCAAGACTTTTATATTGCTGATAAATGCCTTGTCGTCTATTTTCAGCTGTATGAAATTACGCCGTATGTCACCGGCTTTCCGATGTTTCCGATATCCGTATATGAAATGGAAGATATCATCGATGAAAACGGGCCTCTTGGGCGAATGGCTGTAAGTAACTAG
- a CDS encoding mechanosensitive ion channel family protein — protein sequence MYWDYFPPQETLIDLGISMGIFLLFLVFRKIFIKYVFHLILKLSKKTPTDFFSYVLLSFEKPLRWLFLIIGIYVSIDYFPYLEQHNALFLKLIRSSIIALIAWGLYNLSSGSSLLFMKINERFNFEIDKILIPFLSKAIRFVIIAISISIIAQEFEYDVNGFVAGLGLGGLAFALAARDALANLFGGIVIITEKPFSIGDWIKTPTVEGTVEDINFRSTLVRTFAQALVTVPNATLANEAITNWSKMGKRQITFKLGVTYDTPKSKLEGTIRKIEEMLKNHEDIHQETIFVTFDEYNSSSLDIFLYFFTNTTVWGDFLKVKENVNFRILEILEEEGVSVAFPSRTLYFDAQPEGVSHEETSFERGN from the coding sequence ATGTACTGGGATTATTTTCCGCCGCAAGAAACATTGATCGACCTGGGGATATCAATGGGTATCTTTCTATTATTCCTCGTGTTCAGGAAGATTTTCATAAAATACGTTTTTCATCTTATTTTGAAATTAAGTAAAAAAACACCGACGGACTTTTTTTCTTACGTCCTGCTGTCATTTGAAAAGCCGCTTCGCTGGCTGTTCCTTATTATCGGCATCTATGTATCCATTGATTATTTTCCCTATCTGGAGCAGCATAACGCGCTCTTTTTAAAATTAATAAGATCATCAATAATCGCACTCATTGCCTGGGGTTTATATAATCTGTCTTCAGGATCCTCCCTGTTGTTCATGAAAATAAATGAACGGTTCAACTTCGAGATAGACAAGATTCTGATTCCGTTCCTCTCGAAAGCGATCCGCTTTGTGATCATTGCGATCAGCATCAGTATCATTGCACAGGAATTCGAATATGATGTGAACGGCTTTGTCGCCGGACTCGGCCTTGGCGGGCTGGCATTTGCACTTGCCGCCAGAGACGCACTCGCCAACTTATTCGGGGGGATTGTCATTATCACCGAAAAGCCATTTTCGATCGGGGACTGGATCAAGACACCCACGGTCGAAGGGACTGTTGAGGATATCAACTTCCGCAGCACGCTTGTCCGGACATTTGCCCAGGCGCTTGTCACCGTTCCAAACGCAACACTCGCAAACGAAGCAATCACAAACTGGAGTAAAATGGGGAAACGGCAGATCACCTTCAAACTCGGTGTAACGTATGATACGCCTAAGAGCAAATTGGAGGGTACAATCAGAAAGATAGAAGAAATGCTGAAGAACCATGAGGACATCCATCAGGAGACGATTTTTGTCACCTTCGATGAGTATAACAGCAGCAGCCTCGATATATTCCTGTATTTCTTTACAAATACGACGGTCTGGGGCGATTTTTTGAAAGTGAAGGAAAACGTCAATTTTCGCATTCTGGAAATTCTTGAAGAAGAAGGGGTCTCCGTCGCATTTCCAAGCAGGACCCTCTACTTTGATGCCCAGCCTGAGGGTGTTTCCCATGAGGAAACGTCATTTGAGCGGGGAAATTGA
- a CDS encoding ferritin-like domain-containing protein, translating into MSENLYFYNCSPDYFRQPNDTQLESDIQKAINAEYSAISCYGQLARLAPTPDERNRILEIREDERRHYREFLRIYTGLTGRQPASEIIEECPGTYRDGIVFSFKDEQDAADFYQDIADRAGNPMIKDRFRRAAADEQNHAVWFLFFIHNAQRSYMW; encoded by the coding sequence ATGTCCGAAAATCTTTATTTTTACAATTGCAGCCCCGACTATTTCCGCCAGCCGAATGACACACAGTTAGAAAGTGATATTCAGAAAGCCATCAATGCAGAATATAGTGCGATTTCGTGTTACGGCCAGCTGGCGCGGCTGGCTCCCACTCCGGATGAAAGAAATCGCATCCTGGAGATCCGTGAGGACGAAAGAAGACACTATCGGGAGTTCCTCAGGATTTATACGGGATTAACAGGAAGGCAGCCGGCCTCTGAAATCATCGAAGAATGTCCGGGAACCTATCGGGATGGGATTGTCTTCTCATTCAAAGATGAACAGGACGCCGCCGATTTTTATCAGGATATTGCAGATCGAGCAGGCAATCCCATGATAAAAGACAGGTTCCGCCGGGCCGCAGCAGACGAACAAAACCACGCGGTCTGGTTCTTGTTTTTCATTCATAATGCCCAGCGTTCATACATGTGGTGA
- a CDS encoding potassium/proton antiporter — MILLLAFLLLLGVLSTKFSTKFGLPALVLFIAVGMALSNYIYFDNPGMAQLFGVLALIVILFEGGLQTEWKRVRKVMGASVSMATIGVLLTAAVIGIAAKFILGLSWLEGLLFGAIVGSTDAAAVFAVLGNKNIKPQLSSTLEAESGTNDPMAIFLTVSLISVIEAPETEIIGLVLTFFWQMGFGLIMGLLFGKVSVWSINKINLDSAGLYPVLSLSLAISTYAITTVLGASGFLAVYVMAVLVGNSDLTYRHSIFSFNDGFAWMMQILMFILLGLLVFPNQLIHIAWQGILLSLVLMMVARPLGVFVSMALANYTLNEKLFISWAGLRGAVPIVLATYPMLAGLENSQMIFNVVFFVVLLSALLQGTTINPLAERLGLAGAEKPQPAHSLELVSIGKTNNEIIEIHIGDQSVVAGKELKECTLPAESLITAVIRNDHLITPRGDTELKSGDILYVLVSKDKREYIKLLFKREASDTSGIE; from the coding sequence GTGATTTTATTACTCGCATTTTTGCTGTTATTGGGTGTTCTTTCAACTAAATTTTCTACAAAGTTCGGATTGCCGGCTCTTGTCCTGTTTATTGCAGTCGGAATGGCGTTAAGCAACTATATTTATTTTGACAATCCGGGAATGGCGCAGCTGTTCGGGGTTCTGGCGCTGATTGTCATCCTTTTTGAAGGCGGCTTGCAAACGGAATGGAAGCGTGTCAGAAAGGTAATGGGAGCCTCGGTATCGATGGCGACAATTGGAGTGCTGCTCACTGCCGCCGTAATTGGGATTGCCGCAAAATTCATACTTGGCCTAAGTTGGCTGGAAGGTTTGTTATTTGGGGCAATTGTCGGCTCAACAGATGCTGCTGCCGTATTTGCAGTGCTTGGGAACAAAAATATCAAGCCCCAGTTGTCTTCAACACTTGAAGCTGAGTCAGGAACGAATGACCCGATGGCGATCTTTCTCACGGTTTCGCTAATCAGCGTCATTGAAGCTCCGGAAACGGAGATCATCGGGCTTGTTCTCACATTTTTTTGGCAGATGGGTTTTGGGTTGATAATGGGTCTGTTATTCGGAAAAGTTTCAGTATGGTCCATCAACAAAATAAACCTGGATTCTGCAGGGCTGTATCCAGTATTATCTCTTTCGCTCGCCATATCGACGTATGCCATAACCACCGTATTGGGTGCGAGCGGCTTCCTGGCAGTTTATGTTATGGCAGTATTGGTAGGGAACTCTGACTTGACGTACCGCCATTCCATCTTCAGTTTCAATGACGGTTTTGCCTGGATGATGCAAATTTTGATGTTTATCCTTCTCGGATTGCTGGTGTTTCCGAATCAATTGATCCATATTGCCTGGCAGGGAATTTTGTTGTCACTCGTCCTCATGATGGTTGCAAGGCCGCTTGGAGTATTTGTCAGTATGGCGCTGGCGAACTATACATTAAATGAAAAGCTGTTTATTTCCTGGGCCGGTTTAAGGGGAGCGGTACCTATCGTTCTGGCCACCTATCCGATGCTGGCCGGACTGGAAAACAGCCAGATGATTTTCAACGTGGTCTTCTTTGTCGTTCTCCTCTCTGCACTGCTGCAGGGTACGACCATCAATCCTCTTGCAGAAAGATTGGGACTTGCCGGCGCAGAAAAGCCCCAGCCTGCCCACAGCCTGGAATTGGTATCAATCGGCAAGACGAATAATGAAATCATCGAAATTCATATAGGCGATCAGTCTGTTGTAGCCGGAAAAGAATTAAAGGAGTGTACACTGCCGGCAGAGTCTTTAATTACAGCAGTCATTCGAAACGATCATTTGATTACACCGCGCGGCGACACGGAGTTGAAATCAGGTGACATTCTGTACGTCCTCGTTTCCAAGGACAAGCGGGAGTATATCAAACTGTTGTTCAAACGGGAGGCAAGCGATACTTCAGGTATTGAGTAG
- a CDS encoding DUF305 domain-containing protein yields the protein MKGYARFAAMIATSTIVMYFLMFLNVFKFNHFTLSETRIYMALLMGSCMSIIMMLFMWKMHKKRAVNFAILGTSAVVFALSLWLVRSQTTVEDTSFMKSMIPHHSIAILTSERANFSDPRVQKLADEIVKTQEKEIAEMKKLIKDIEEEKEKEDEKEDEKEE from the coding sequence ATGAAAGGCTATGCAAGATTCGCAGCGATGATTGCCACTTCAACAATCGTCATGTACTTTCTCATGTTTTTAAATGTCTTTAAGTTCAATCATTTCACTTTAAGTGAAACAAGAATTTACATGGCCCTCCTGATGGGGTCTTGTATGTCAATCATCATGATGCTGTTCATGTGGAAGATGCATAAAAAGCGAGCGGTGAATTTCGCCATTCTCGGCACCAGCGCAGTGGTGTTTGCTTTATCACTTTGGCTTGTGCGGAGCCAGACGACTGTTGAGGATACATCGTTCATGAAATCCATGATCCCCCATCACTCCATCGCCATTTTAACAAGCGAACGCGCGAATTTTTCCGACCCTCGCGTACAGAAATTGGCCGATGAAATTGTAAAAACGCAGGAGAAAGAAATTGCGGAAATGAAGAAACTGATTAAAGACATAGAGGAAGAAAAAGAGAAAGAAGATGAGAAAGAAGATGAGAAAGAGGAATAA
- a CDS encoding DUF438 domain-containing protein: MSELINNREQPAALRSERQQIIEEIFMDLFNGKSIDEVQAVFDRKIGKVTVDEVTHLSQMQRDILESKDLPAHEVNRLSNAHMTILKGNIEGVQRPEEEPGHPIHTFKLENRELEKLIQSRLQPHLAAFMEDDTDDNRFKLVEDCNLLLDIDKHYVRKEHLIFPYLEKYGINGPSVNMWRIDDFIRDAIKDLKHTLIHDTEDKQSIHEKAGFAAQQVIEMIYREENILFAMCLDHFTEDEWIKIAQESDEIGYCLTSPAAMWKPERHELDANVMSEGFIKLETGILSLSQLELLLNHLPVDITFIDDQDVVRYFSQGKERIFPRTKAVIGRTVQNCHPPKSAHIVEELLNDFKSGKKDNEDFWIKFRDKYVYIRYFAVRDQDGSYAGTLEFTQNIDPIQAIDGEKRILS, from the coding sequence TTGAGTGAGCTTATCAATAACCGTGAACAGCCTGCAGCCCTTAGATCAGAACGCCAGCAAATAATTGAAGAAATCTTCATGGATCTTTTTAATGGAAAAAGCATTGACGAAGTTCAAGCTGTTTTTGACAGGAAAATCGGTAAAGTGACAGTTGATGAGGTTACACACCTTTCACAAATGCAGCGTGATATATTGGAATCGAAGGATTTGCCCGCCCATGAAGTTAACCGTTTATCAAATGCTCATATGACCATCCTTAAAGGTAACATTGAAGGAGTACAGCGGCCCGAAGAAGAACCGGGACATCCGATTCATACATTCAAACTGGAAAACAGGGAACTTGAAAAGCTGATCCAGTCGAGGCTGCAGCCGCATTTGGCAGCATTCATGGAAGATGATACGGATGATAACCGCTTTAAGCTGGTGGAAGACTGTAATCTGTTGCTCGACATCGACAAACATTATGTACGCAAAGAGCATCTCATTTTTCCGTACCTTGAAAAGTATGGCATCAACGGCCCTTCCGTAAACATGTGGAGAATCGACGACTTTATTCGGGATGCCATAAAAGATTTGAAACATACGCTTATCCATGACACCGAAGATAAACAATCCATTCACGAAAAAGCCGGTTTTGCCGCACAGCAGGTCATTGAAATGATCTACAGGGAAGAAAACATCCTTTTTGCGATGTGCCTGGATCATTTCACGGAAGATGAATGGATAAAAATCGCCCAGGAAAGTGACGAAATCGGCTATTGCCTTACCTCTCCGGCAGCAATGTGGAAGCCTGAAAGGCATGAGCTTGATGCGAATGTGATGTCAGAAGGGTTCATCAAATTGGAAACGGGCATTCTGTCACTCAGTCAGCTTGAGCTGCTGCTGAACCACTTGCCTGTCGATATCACATTCATCGATGATCAGGACGTGGTCCGGTATTTCTCGCAAGGAAAAGAAAGGATTTTCCCGCGGACGAAGGCAGTAATCGGCCGAACCGTACAAAATTGCCATCCGCCGAAAAGTGCACACATTGTGGAGGAGCTGCTGAACGATTTCAAATCCGGCAAGAAAGATAATGAAGATTTTTGGATCAAATTCCGTGATAAATACGTCTATATCCGTTATTTCGCAGTGAGGGACCAGGATGGATCGTATGCCGGCACGCTGGAATTCACCCAGAACATCGATCCGATACAAGCTATAGACGGTGAAAAAAGAATTCTATCCTAA
- a CDS encoding DsbA family oxidoreductase: protein MTLTIRIYSDYVUPFCFLAESPLEKAIKGKDVNVEWMPYELRPYPNETLEPEGDYLQTTWQNYVYPMADKFGVKIVLPRVSPQPHTHLAFEGYQYAREHGSGSEYNHRMFTAFFQDELDIGNVNVLSKLAGEVGLDQQEYRRALETRKYKEAHQKALEHAYHEVDIEAVPTFIIGSTTLSGVRSKEELKRMIDLELSKQHIKKNGQ from the coding sequence ATGACTCTTACCATCAGAATCTACTCCGATTACGTTTGACCATTCTGCTTTTTAGCGGAGTCTCCGCTTGAAAAGGCAATAAAGGGCAAAGACGTGAATGTCGAGTGGATGCCGTATGAATTGCGTCCTTACCCAAACGAAACGTTAGAACCCGAAGGAGATTATCTACAAACCACCTGGCAAAACTACGTTTATCCCATGGCAGATAAATTCGGTGTGAAAATTGTATTGCCTCGTGTCTCCCCGCAGCCTCATACACATCTGGCATTTGAAGGTTACCAATACGCCAGGGAACATGGAAGCGGGAGTGAATATAACCACCGCATGTTCACAGCCTTTTTCCAGGATGAACTGGATATCGGTAATGTAAATGTCCTTTCAAAACTGGCAGGTGAAGTGGGCCTTGATCAGCAAGAATATCGCCGGGCATTGGAGACCCGCAAGTATAAAGAGGCCCATCAAAAGGCTTTAGAGCATGCATATCATGAGGTGGACATTGAGGCTGTCCCCACTTTCATTATCGGCAGCACGACACTCAGCGGTGTCCGGTCGAAAGAAGAACTTAAAAGGATGATAGATCTTGAACTGTCAAAACAACATATCAAGAAAAACGGGCAATAA
- a CDS encoding MFS transporter — MLHKKENEAASDNQSSLVQSYIDSPAKQQELYRRTLLIVVISQIFGGAGLAAGITVGALLAQDMLGTDRFAGMPAALFTLGSAGSALIVGRLSQRFGRRPGLAAGFITGGIGAIGVVIAAVTNNVFLLFASLLVYGSGTATNLQARYAGTDLASAEQRGKAVSIALVSTTFGAVAGPNLVDVMGSFAAGIGIPPLAGPFILAAAAFILAGLVHLIFLRPDPLVIATSMTTIRESGENNVSYLDSVALASNKRGIFVGATIMVLTQIVMVAVMTMTPVHMGHHGHGLRAVGMIIGVHIGAMYLPSLVTGVLVDKYGRIAMANAAGVTLIAAGLLAAAAPTDSLLLLTIALALLGLGWNFGLISGTALIVDATIPATRAKTQGSVDVFIALAGASGGALSGIIAAYTSYAMLSIAGAILSLLLIPLVIWYRSNPE; from the coding sequence ATGCTGCATAAAAAAGAAAATGAAGCAGCATCAGACAATCAATCATCTCTTGTACAAAGTTATATCGATTCCCCTGCTAAGCAGCAGGAGCTTTACCGGCGGACACTGCTCATTGTTGTCATTTCGCAAATCTTCGGCGGCGCCGGACTTGCGGCAGGTATTACAGTCGGGGCTCTGCTAGCCCAGGACATGCTCGGAACCGACCGTTTTGCAGGCATGCCGGCTGCATTATTCACGCTTGGTTCAGCAGGTTCGGCGCTGATTGTCGGGCGGCTGTCCCAGCGTTTCGGGCGCAGGCCGGGGCTTGCGGCAGGATTCATTACGGGCGGGATTGGCGCAATCGGCGTGGTAATCGCGGCCGTAACGAATAATGTCTTCCTTCTTTTTGCTTCATTGCTTGTCTATGGTTCGGGCACTGCCACAAATTTGCAAGCCCGCTACGCAGGCACTGATCTGGCCAGCGCTGAACAACGCGGAAAAGCAGTCAGTATCGCACTCGTATCGACTACATTTGGTGCAGTTGCCGGACCGAATCTCGTTGATGTGATGGGCAGCTTTGCTGCAGGAATCGGCATTCCCCCACTTGCCGGGCCATTCATTCTGGCAGCGGCAGCCTTTATACTCGCGGGTCTTGTCCATTTGATCTTCCTGCGGCCAGATCCTCTTGTCATCGCAACAAGCATGACAACTATCAGGGAATCTGGTGAAAACAATGTCTCCTATCTGGATTCCGTTGCACTTGCCTCAAACAAACGCGGTATCTTTGTAGGCGCCACTATCATGGTTTTAACCCAGATCGTCATGGTTGCGGTTATGACAATGACACCGGTCCACATGGGACACCACGGACATGGCCTGCGGGCGGTTGGCATGATCATTGGCGTCCATATCGGAGCCATGTACCTCCCATCTCTCGTTACAGGTGTTCTCGTCGATAAGTACGGCCGCATCGCAATGGCAAACGCCGCCGGGGTAACCCTGATTGCTGCCGGACTTCTCGCTGCTGCAGCACCAACAGACTCCCTTCTGCTCCTTACGATCGCACTTGCTCTGCTCGGACTGGGCTGGAACTTCGGCTTGATCAGCGGTACAGCACTGATTGTCGATGCGACCATACCGGCCACCCGCGCAAAAACACAGGGGTCGGTTGATGTTTTTATTGCTCTTGCCGGTGCGTCAGGTGGTGCACTGTCCGGCATCATTGCGGCATATACCAGTTATGCCATGCTGTCAATAGCCGGGGCAATCCTTTCACTTCTGCTTATCCCGCTCGTCATCTGGTACCGGAGCAATCCGGAATAG
- a CDS encoding sulfite exporter TauE/SafE family protein produces the protein MEVFLFTVIILLASILQTSTGFGFSILATPFLLFLFEPKEAIQINLILSLFISAALLAKISRDIDFGVLKRLIIGSTAGLPAGIIIFLLIDITKLKLGISIVILLLTVMLIVKFRIVQTTKRDLLAGGLSGSLTTSIGMPGPPLLLYFSGTDTKKEKLRGTTLAFYLFIYLMSLIMQIMFAGTNETVWISSSVALPLVAAGMYAGQHLFKLINQDTFRIFTYIILLFTGVYLLIESLS, from the coding sequence TTGGAAGTATTTCTGTTTACGGTCATTATCTTGCTTGCGTCCATCCTGCAAACCAGCACGGGGTTCGGATTTTCAATACTGGCGACGCCATTTCTCCTGTTCCTGTTTGAACCGAAGGAAGCCATACAAATCAATCTGATTTTATCATTATTTATTTCTGCTGCCTTACTTGCAAAAATCAGCAGGGATATCGATTTTGGGGTGTTAAAGCGGCTCATCATCGGCAGCACAGCAGGATTGCCGGCAGGAATCATCATTTTCCTTTTAATTGATATAACGAAGTTGAAGCTCGGAATCAGCATTGTCATTTTGCTTTTGACGGTTATGCTGATCGTTAAGTTCCGTATTGTGCAGACAACGAAAAGGGATTTGCTGGCGGGCGGGCTTTCCGGTTCCCTGACTACAAGTATCGGGATGCCGGGACCGCCTTTGCTGCTTTATTTTTCTGGAACGGATACGAAGAAAGAAAAGCTGCGGGGGACGACACTTGCATTTTACTTGTTCATTTACTTGATGAGCCTGATTATGCAGATCATGTTTGCCGGAACAAATGAAACGGTCTGGATTTCCAGCAGTGTAGCCCTGCCGCTTGTAGCGGCTGGTATGTATGCGGGACAGCATTTATTTAAGCTCATCAACCAAGACACCTTTAGAATCTTCACTTACATCATCCTGTTATTTACCGGAGTTTATTTACTTATCGAGAGTTTGAGCTGA